The following are encoded together in the Kingella negevensis genome:
- a CDS encoding TIGR02117 family protein produces MYSRLANFPRSLKTAFAAAWKTCAAIFALLLLYGAAAWGLGNWKVQQRAPLQSGIAVYIISNGVHTDIALPIETPQWHWRDWVRETDTRQLQLVAQYVAIGWGDRGFYLETPTWADLKASTAFKAISGLNQTAMHVTFYAHEPLEEPKRSLKIIVSPEEYQRLAQQISQSFATKQGKTQPITGAHYHETDAFYEANGRYSAFKTCNTWTNSQFKNSGLPARFWTPFSGVLVSP; encoded by the coding sequence ATGTATAGTCGCTTAGCTAACTTTCCACGCAGCCTGAAAACTGCATTCGCCGCCGCATGGAAAACGTGCGCGGCGATTTTTGCATTGTTGCTGCTGTATGGCGCGGCAGCGTGGGGATTGGGCAACTGGAAAGTGCAGCAACGCGCACCGCTGCAATCAGGAATTGCGGTTTACATCATCAGCAACGGCGTACACACCGATATTGCCCTGCCCATCGAAACACCCCAATGGCATTGGCGCGATTGGGTACGCGAAACCGACACACGCCAGCTGCAACTTGTCGCCCAATATGTCGCCATAGGTTGGGGCGACCGTGGATTTTATTTGGAAACGCCTACTTGGGCAGACTTAAAAGCCAGTACCGCATTCAAAGCCATTTCGGGGTTAAACCAAACCGCCATGCATGTTACCTTTTACGCGCATGAACCGCTTGAAGAACCCAAACGCAGCCTGAAAATCATCGTATCGCCTGAAGAATATCAGCGTTTGGCGCAGCAAATTTCCCAAAGTTTCGCCACAAAACAAGGGAAAACGCAGCCAATCACAGGAGCGCATTATCACGAAACAGACGCGTTTTACGAAGCTAATGGGCGATACAGCGCATTCAAAACGTGCAACACTTGGACAAATTCACAGTTCAAAAATAGCGGTTTGCCAGCACGATTTTGGACACCGTTTTCAGGGGTGTTAGTTTCGCCATAA
- the iscA gene encoding iron-sulfur cluster assembly protein IscA: MITVTSNAATHIRNYLTKRGKGEGIRIGVKTSGCSGMAYTLEFVDEVQPEDTVFEQDGVKVFIDPKSLVYLDGTQVDYTKEGLQEGFKFENPNVKESCGCGESFHV; encoded by the coding sequence ATGATTACAGTTACATCAAATGCAGCTACCCACATTCGTAATTATCTAACCAAACGCGGCAAAGGCGAAGGCATCCGCATTGGCGTGAAAACCAGCGGCTGTTCAGGCATGGCGTACACATTAGAATTTGTGGACGAAGTGCAGCCTGAAGACACCGTTTTTGAACAAGACGGCGTGAAAGTGTTTATCGACCCAAAAAGTTTGGTTTATTTGGACGGCACACAAGTTGATTACACCAAAGAAGGTTTGCAAGAAGGTTTCAAATTTGAAAACCCAAATGTGAAAGAAAGTTGCGGTTGCGGCGAAAGTTTCCATGTATAG
- the iscU gene encoding Fe-S cluster assembly scaffold IscU gives MAYSDKVIDHYENPRNVGSFNKDDNDVGTGMVGAPACGDVMKLQIKVNEQGVIEDAKFKTYGCGSAIASSSLITEWVKGKSLDEALAIKNSEIAEELELPPVKIHCSILAEDAVKAAVADYKKKQGA, from the coding sequence ATGGCATACAGCGATAAAGTGATTGACCACTACGAAAACCCACGCAATGTCGGTTCATTCAACAAAGACGACAACGATGTCGGCACAGGCATGGTTGGCGCACCTGCTTGCGGCGACGTGATGAAATTGCAAATCAAGGTAAACGAACAAGGCGTGATTGAAGACGCAAAATTCAAAACCTACGGTTGCGGTTCAGCGATTGCGTCTTCTAGCTTGATTACCGAATGGGTAAAAGGCAAATCTTTGGACGAAGCGTTGGCAATCAAAAACAGCGAAATCGCAGAAGAATTGGAATTGCCACCTGTGAAAATCCACTGCTCAATTTTGGCAGAAGACGCGGTAAAAGCCGCCGTTGCGGATTACAAGAAAAAACAAGGCGCATAA
- a CDS encoding IS1 family transposase: MKIQITLKCPRCQGQNIKKNGYSGNRKQKYFCKDCCRNFIGDHNLTYKGCHSKADEQVWRMTVRGCGIRDIAAITGYSKDKVQAALKRHEFEPFPKQKHYSTLEIDEFWTFVGNKSNKVWLVYAYHRESGEIVAYVWGKRDLATARALKRRLKELRVTYDRIATDDWAAFLNVFSNEEWHLVGKQHTVGIEGNNCRLRHKVRRAFRKTCCFSKSMFYHKKVFDLAFFDIHFGIV; this comes from the coding sequence GTGAAAATACAAATAACTCTGAAATGTCCTCGCTGCCAAGGACAAAATATAAAGAAAAATGGCTACTCTGGCAATCGTAAACAAAAGTATTTTTGTAAAGATTGCTGCCGTAATTTTATTGGCGACCATAACCTTACCTATAAGGGTTGTCATTCCAAAGCTGATGAACAGGTTTGGAGAATGACCGTTAGAGGTTGTGGCATTCGCGATATTGCAGCAATTACGGGTTACAGCAAAGACAAAGTTCAGGCTGCCTTAAAACGCCATGAGTTTGAGCCATTTCCTAAACAAAAACATTACTCTACACTTGAAATAGACGAGTTTTGGACATTTGTCGGTAACAAGTCTAATAAAGTATGGCTAGTCTATGCCTATCACAGAGAAAGTGGCGAAATTGTCGCTTACGTTTGGGGTAAGCGCGATTTAGCAACAGCGCGAGCACTCAAACGGCGTTTGAAAGAGTTGCGTGTAACCTATGACAGAATTGCGACCGACGACTGGGCTGCATTTTTAAATGTCTTTTCAAATGAAGAATGGCATCTAGTTGGTAAGCAACACACAGTTGGCATTGAGGGTAATAACTGTCGTTTACGGCACAAAGTAAGGCGAGCGTTTAGAAAAACGTGTTGCTTTTCTAAAAGTATGTTTTATCACAAGAAAGTTTTTGATTTAGCTTTCTTTGATATTCACTTTGGCATTGTTTAG
- a CDS encoding Fic/DOC family protein, producing the protein MYNARLAHEQAVYDRLIIAGTPYFKNKLNLQGVELETFEARLFAVKSITRPILQTFSLPEIQALHKHLLGDLYEWAGELRQYTTGRGEIPFCRPEFIVSFYGDVWRKLKNEQFLRDLSREQFAERSAYFCSELNAVHPFIEGNGRITRLFLQDLAAPNGYSVSMKILEADKGAWYAAMKTAFETTDTRLLATLILSALT; encoded by the coding sequence ATGTATAACGCAAGATTGGCGCATGAACAGGCGGTTTATGACCGTTTGATTATTGCAGGAACGCCTTATTTCAAAAATAAATTGAATTTGCAAGGCGTTGAATTGGAAACATTTGAAGCGCGATTATTTGCTGTCAAAAGCATTACGCGCCCAATTTTGCAAACTTTTTCGCTGCCTGAAATTCAAGCATTGCACAAACATTTATTGGGCGATTTGTACGAATGGGCTGGCGAGTTGCGCCAGTACACGACAGGTCGCGGAGAAATTCCATTTTGTCGCCCTGAATTTATCGTTTCGTTTTATGGCGATGTGTGGCGAAAATTGAAAAACGAACAGTTTTTACGCGATTTGAGCCGTGAACAATTTGCCGAACGCAGCGCGTATTTTTGCAGCGAATTGAATGCGGTACACCCATTTATTGAAGGAAATGGCAGAATTACGCGCTTGTTTTTGCAAGATTTAGCCGCGCCAAATGGTTATTCGGTTTCCATGAAAATTTTAGAAGCGGATAAGGGCGCGTGGTATGCAGCAATGAAAACAGCGTTTGAAACAACAGATACGCGATTGTTGGCAACATTGATTTTGTCGGCATTGACATAA
- a CDS encoding IscS subfamily cysteine desulfurase codes for MTIKIPVYLDYAATTPVDKRVAEKMIPYLCEKFGNPASSSHAFGWEAEEAVEEARKHIADLINADSKEIVFTSGATESNNLAIKGAAQFYKTKGKHLITVKTEHKAVLDTMRELERQGFEVTYLNVQENGLLDLEELKSAIRPDTILISVMWVNNEIGVIQNIPEIGKICRENKIVFHVDAAQACGKTPVDVEAANVDLLSMSGHKIYAPKGIGALYVRRKPRVRLEAQMHGGGHERGFRSGTLPTHQIVGMGEAFRLAKLELEKDTAHALKLRKIFLQGINGIEEVYINGDLENRVATNLNVSFNFVEGESLIMAVKELAVSSGSACTSASLEPSYVLRALGRNDELAHSSLRITFGRMTTEEEVKFAAELIKSKIGKLRELSPLWEMFKDGIDLSTVEWAEH; via the coding sequence ATGACCATCAAAATCCCAGTTTACTTAGACTACGCCGCAACCACACCCGTAGACAAACGCGTTGCCGAAAAAATGATTCCGTATTTGTGTGAAAAATTCGGCAATCCAGCATCAAGCAGCCACGCATTTGGTTGGGAAGCCGAAGAAGCCGTAGAAGAAGCGCGTAAACACATCGCCGATTTGATTAACGCCGACAGCAAAGAAATCGTGTTCACAAGCGGCGCGACTGAATCCAATAATTTAGCAATCAAAGGTGCAGCGCAATTCTACAAAACCAAAGGCAAACACCTGATTACCGTGAAAACCGAACACAAAGCTGTGTTGGACACCATGCGCGAGTTGGAGCGTCAAGGCTTTGAAGTAACTTATTTAAATGTGCAAGAAAACGGCTTGTTGGATTTGGAAGAATTAAAATCCGCCATTCGCCCCGACACGATTTTGATTTCTGTGATGTGGGTAAACAATGAAATTGGCGTAATCCAAAATATCCCAGAAATCGGCAAAATTTGTCGTGAAAACAAAATCGTATTCCATGTAGATGCGGCACAAGCCTGTGGCAAAACGCCTGTTGATGTGGAAGCGGCAAACGTGGATTTGCTGTCTATGTCGGGACACAAAATTTATGCACCGAAAGGCATTGGCGCGTTGTATGTGCGCCGTAAACCGCGTGTTCGCTTGGAAGCGCAAATGCACGGCGGCGGACACGAGCGCGGTTTCCGTTCAGGCACATTGCCAACGCACCAAATTGTTGGCATGGGCGAAGCGTTCCGTTTGGCAAAATTGGAATTGGAAAAAGACACGGCACACGCTTTAAAATTGCGCAAAATTTTCTTGCAAGGTATTAATGGTATTGAAGAAGTGTACATCAACGGCGATTTGGAAAACCGCGTGGCAACCAATTTGAACGTGAGCTTTAACTTTGTGGAAGGCGAAAGTTTGATTATGGCGGTCAAAGAATTGGCGGTATCTAGCGGTTCGGCGTGTACATCGGCAAGCCTTGAACCGAGCTATGTTTTACGCGCTTTGGGTCGCAATGACGAATTGGCGCATTCATCGCTACGCATTACGTTTGGTCGCATGACGACTGAAGAAGAAGTGAAATTTGCGGCTGAATTGATTAAGTCTAAAATCGGTAAATTGCGTGAATTATCGCCGCTTTGGGAGATGTTTAAAGATGGGATTGATTTGAGTACTGTGGAGTGGGCGGAACACTAA
- the iscR gene encoding Fe-S cluster assembly transcriptional regulator IscR encodes MRLTTKGRFAVTAMIDLAMNAQYNAVKLNAISERQKISLSYLEQLFSKLRRAGLVESIRGPGGGYILGKPADQINIAQIITAAEDKLDATLCNRKANCHGGAPCITHSLWENLNQTIDNYLSNITLASLLEQENQNKNSEHVVSLTHIH; translated from the coding sequence ATGCGACTCACCACAAAAGGGCGTTTTGCCGTTACCGCCATGATAGATTTGGCGATGAACGCGCAATACAACGCCGTCAAACTCAACGCCATCAGCGAGCGTCAGAAAATATCCCTGTCGTATCTCGAACAATTATTCAGCAAATTGCGCCGCGCAGGACTGGTTGAAAGCATACGCGGACCAGGCGGCGGTTATATACTCGGCAAGCCTGCCGATCAAATCAATATTGCCCAAATCATCACCGCAGCAGAAGATAAATTAGATGCCACGCTGTGCAACCGAAAAGCCAACTGCCACGGTGGTGCGCCTTGTATCACACACAGCCTTTGGGAAAACCTCAATCAAACCATTGATAACTATTTAAGCAACATCACGCTGGCAAGTTTGCTGGAACAAGAAAACCAAAATAAAAACAGCGAACACGTTGTGAGCTTGACACATATTCATTAA
- the plsY gene encoding glycerol-3-phosphate 1-O-acyltransferase PlsY — MFLLEIMVVVVAYLVGSLSAALIVSKKFGMPDPRTYGSGNPGASNMLRSGRKDAAAWTLFGDALKGLVVVAIARCLMAAVGLPAGAAGLAAIAVVLGHMYPIFFGFRGGKGVATALGVLLGMSLVTTLWIVAIWAVVAFKFKKSSMAALVAAAAAPFAAFIIIPQPTWGWSITLIAILVIYRHRDNINRMKAGNELGIGEPAKPL; from the coding sequence ATGTTCTTATTGGAAATCATGGTAGTAGTTGTCGCTTATTTGGTTGGTTCACTTTCGGCTGCGCTGATTGTCTCCAAAAAATTCGGTATGCCCGACCCACGAACTTACGGTTCAGGCAACCCAGGAGCGAGTAATATGTTGCGTAGCGGTCGCAAAGACGCGGCGGCTTGGACGTTGTTTGGTGATGCGTTGAAAGGCTTGGTAGTCGTGGCGATTGCGCGTTGCTTGATGGCGGCAGTGGGTTTACCTGCTGGTGCGGCGGGCTTGGCAGCGATTGCGGTGGTGTTGGGACACATGTACCCCATTTTCTTCGGTTTCCGTGGTGGCAAAGGCGTGGCAACTGCGCTGGGCGTGTTGCTCGGTATGTCTTTGGTGACTACTTTGTGGATTGTGGCGATTTGGGCGGTGGTAGCGTTTAAGTTTAAAAAATCATCAATGGCGGCTTTGGTAGCGGCTGCGGCTGCACCGTTTGCGGCGTTTATCATTATTCCGCAACCCACTTGGGGCTGGTCGATTACGTTGATTGCGATTTTAGTGATTTACCGTCATCGCGATAACATCAATCGTATGAAAGCAGGGAATGAATTAGGGATTGGTGAACCTGCGAAACCTTTGTAA
- the folB gene encoding dihydroneopterin aldolase, giving the protein MDKIFLHGMKAETLIGVYDWERQHLQPLILDLDIGLPKRENASDDIATTIHYGEVCQTIREELAQCQFQLLESLAEFIANLVLERFQAAFIRVRVTKPGILPNVQAVGIEIERGTI; this is encoded by the coding sequence ATGGACAAAATTTTCCTGCACGGCATGAAAGCCGAAACCCTGATTGGCGTGTACGACTGGGAACGCCAGCATTTACAACCCCTAATCTTGGATTTAGACATCGGTTTACCCAAGCGCGAAAACGCTTCAGACGATATCGCCACCACCATTCATTATGGCGAAGTTTGCCAAACCATTCGCGAAGAATTGGCGCAATGCCAGTTTCAATTATTGGAAAGTTTAGCCGAATTTATCGCCAACTTAGTGCTGGAGCGTTTTCAGGCTGCATTTATCCGCGTACGCGTTACCAAACCAGGGATTTTGCCCAATGTTCAAGCCGTGGGCATTGAAATTGAACGTGGCACAATTTAA
- a CDS encoding histone deacetylase family protein yields the protein MYKKPPLLIHLLLQQYRFVRAKILRLLDIKGRTAWIYAPECLAHFVSVEHPESPRRIEAIEQALRKSGLWHLLQKIEASEVTDIQLSRVHTRSYLSSLESQVPVSGSTKINEDTYLSRDTLNAAKHAAGAAIKAVDMVMKKQAKNAFCAIRPPGHHAASDKAAGFCFINNVSVAAMHAIAEYRLERVAIVDFDLHHGDGTEDIFRDDPRVMLLSSFEHPLYPFSGVPFSGSNPNVINSPLKAGDGSKEFRELVRAQWLPRLASFQPQMILLSAGFDAHCDDDLGHLNLTEADFEWLTKKIMLIANRHAQGRIISVLEGGYKLSSLASSAKAHIMCLVKASPFV from the coding sequence ATGTATAAAAAGCCCCCTCTCCTAATCCACCTTTTGCTGCAACAATATCGCTTTGTTCGCGCCAAAATTTTGCGTCTGCTCGACATCAAAGGACGCACAGCGTGGATTTACGCACCCGAATGTTTAGCACATTTTGTCAGCGTGGAACATCCCGAAAGTCCGCGCCGCATAGAAGCGATTGAACAAGCCTTGCGCAAATCAGGTTTGTGGCATTTACTGCAAAAAATTGAAGCCAGCGAAGTAACCGATATTCAGCTTTCACGCGTCCACACACGCAGCTATTTAAGCAGCCTAGAAAGCCAAGTCCCCGTTTCAGGCAGCACCAAAATCAACGAAGACACCTATCTTAGCCGCGACACGCTCAACGCCGCCAAACACGCCGCAGGTGCAGCGATTAAAGCTGTGGATATGGTAATGAAAAAACAAGCGAAAAACGCCTTTTGTGCCATTCGCCCCCCAGGTCATCACGCCGCATCAGACAAAGCCGCAGGATTTTGCTTCATCAACAACGTTTCAGTTGCCGCCATGCACGCGATTGCAGAATACCGCTTGGAACGTGTAGCGATTGTGGATTTTGATTTGCACCACGGCGATGGCACTGAAGATATTTTCCGTGATGACCCGCGTGTGATGTTGTTATCATCGTTTGAACATCCGCTTTATCCGTTTTCAGGCGTACCATTTTCAGGCAGCAATCCGAATGTGATTAACTCGCCTTTGAAAGCAGGCGATGGCAGCAAGGAATTTCGTGAATTGGTCCGTGCGCAATGGTTGCCGAGATTGGCGAGTTTTCAGCCGCAAATGATTTTGTTGTCCGCAGGATTTGACGCGCACTGTGATGATGATTTGGGTCATTTGAATTTAACGGAAGCCGATTTTGAATGGCTAACTAAGAAAATTATGTTGATTGCCAACCGACACGCGCAAGGGCGGATTATTTCGGTGTTGGAGGGCGGTTATAAATTGAGCAGTTTGGCAAGTAGTGCCAAGGCACATATTATGTGTTTGGTAAAAGCCAGTCCGTTTGTGTAA
- the pseI gene encoding pseudaminic acid synthase translates to MQKIHINGREISANQPPYIIAEMSANHNGSLETAFKIIEEAKKAGADAVKLQTYTADTITLNSRAPEFMIQTGGLWDGQSLHDLYAKAHMPWDWHKPLFEFAKEQDITIFSSPFDFSAVDLLESLDAPAYKIASFEVIDLPLIRYVAQTGKPMIISTGMADENEIAEAIATAKEAGNKELVVLHCVSGYPAPAEDYNLRTLPDMAARFGTLVGLSDHTLDNTTAIISVALGACAIEKHFTLDRNGGGADDSFSLEPADLQALCRDSKTAWQALGNVEYALKSSEQGNAQFRRSLYFVKDMKAGDVIDETCIRSVRPGFGLPPKFYDELIGKHVSQDIVANTKTSWDCIEK, encoded by the coding sequence ATGCAAAAAATTCATATTAACGGGCGCGAAATCAGTGCCAACCAACCACCGTATATTATTGCAGAAATGTCCGCCAACCATAATGGCAGTCTAGAAACTGCGTTTAAAATCATTGAAGAAGCGAAAAAAGCAGGTGCGGACGCAGTGAAATTGCAAACCTACACCGCTGACACGATTACGCTCAACAGCCGCGCCCCTGAATTTATGATTCAAACAGGTGGTTTATGGGACGGTCAGTCGCTGCATGATTTGTATGCGAAAGCGCATATGCCTTGGGATTGGCATAAGCCTTTGTTTGAATTTGCAAAAGAGCAAGATATTACCATTTTTAGTTCGCCGTTTGATTTTAGTGCGGTGGATTTGCTGGAAAGTTTGGACGCGCCTGCGTATAAGATTGCATCGTTTGAAGTGATTGATTTGCCATTGATTCGCTATGTCGCGCAGACGGGCAAGCCGATGATTATTTCCACTGGCATGGCAGACGAAAATGAAATTGCCGAAGCGATTGCAACGGCGAAAGAAGCGGGCAACAAAGAATTGGTCGTGCTGCATTGTGTGAGCGGCTACCCTGCGCCTGCGGAAGATTATAATTTGCGCACTTTGCCTGATATGGCAGCGCGTTTTGGCACATTGGTGGGCTTGTCTGACCATACTTTGGATAATACGACGGCGATTATCAGCGTGGCTTTGGGCGCGTGTGCGATTGAAAAACATTTCACGCTAGACCGAAATGGCGGTGGCGCGGACGATAGTTTTTCGCTTGAACCTGCTGATTTGCAAGCCCTTTGCCGCGATAGCAAAACGGCTTGGCAAGCGTTGGGGAATGTGGAATACGCGCTGAAATCGAGTGAACAGGGGAATGCGCAATTCCGCCGTTCGCTGTATTTTGTGAAAGACATGAAAGCGGGCGATGTAATTGATGAAACGTGTATCCGCAGCGTGCGCCCTGGGTTTGGTTTGCCGCCAAAATTTTATGATGAATTGATTGGCAAACATGTGTCGCAAGATATTGTGGCGAATACGAAAACTAGCTGGGATTGTATTGAGAAATAG
- a CDS encoding cupin domain-containing protein, protein MDILDKLIEWAQIRGCVDIHCRFQGKWFVRHETRKKQALVHIVTSGSGWLKVDGEPQARQLKAGDVLFFPRLAAHTLSSETGCDNTQDTPLSTQQGAFTLKHIGNKQADLTLFCARFEYNKHADLLTGLPETVCLSMQQTVLEPLVQMLQNEAEQGGQGSASVIDALSNVLLVSMMRAYLSQPETEQNLNGVLQGLQDKRLRGLIQVVLDAPEQPWAVEKMVALANVSRAQLMRLFKQHVGMSPHAFVNHIRVQKAAMLLRKTQDSILKIALDSGFQSETHFGKIFKKQYEMTPGQYRKQENAA, encoded by the coding sequence ATGGATATTCTGGATAAATTGATTGAATGGGCGCAGATTCGCGGATGTGTAGACATTCATTGTCGCTTTCAAGGCAAATGGTTTGTGCGACATGAAACGCGCAAAAAACAGGCATTGGTGCATATTGTTACCAGTGGTTCAGGCTGGCTGAAAGTGGACGGCGAGCCACAAGCGCGTCAATTAAAAGCGGGCGATGTGCTGTTTTTCCCGCGACTGGCAGCGCATACGTTGAGTAGTGAAACGGGTTGTGATAATACGCAAGACACGCCGTTGTCCACGCAACAAGGCGCGTTTACGCTGAAGCACATCGGCAATAAACAAGCGGATTTAACGCTGTTTTGTGCGCGATTTGAATACAACAAACATGCAGATTTATTGACAGGGCTGCCTGAAACGGTGTGTTTATCGATGCAGCAAACGGTATTAGAGCCGTTGGTGCAAATGCTGCAAAACGAGGCAGAGCAGGGCGGGCAAGGTTCAGCTTCTGTGATTGATGCGCTGTCTAATGTGTTGCTGGTGTCGATGATGCGCGCGTATTTATCGCAGCCTGAAACGGAGCAAAATTTAAATGGCGTGCTGCAGGGTCTGCAAGACAAGCGGTTGCGCGGCTTGATTCAAGTGGTGCTGGATGCGCCTGAGCAACCGTGGGCTGTTGAAAAGATGGTTGCGTTGGCGAATGTGTCGCGGGCGCAATTAATGCGATTGTTTAAGCAGCACGTGGGCATGAGTCCGCATGCGTTTGTGAACCATATTCGCGTGCAAAAAGCGGCGATGTTGCTCCGCAAAACACAGGACAGTATTTTGAAAATTGCGCTGGATTCTGGTTTTCAGTCGGAAACACATTTCGGGAAAATTTTTAAGAAACAGTATGAGATGACACCTGGGCAGTATCGGAAACAGGAAAACGCAGCCTAG
- a CDS encoding 5-methyltetrahydropteroyltriglutamate--homocysteine S-methyltransferase, with protein MTQTFPRRADTVGSYLRTPELKQARADFADGKISREQLTQVEDQEIAKLVQAQLDAGISVLTDGEFRRSWWHIDFLENLNGIEGFIPEQAYAFKGTEVRKYNTRCCGKVSWNENHPFIAHYKALAEIVGDRGTVKYTIPSPNQLMYPLIWDTGVYENKQAYCEDVRQAYKDAIKAFYDAGCRYLQIDDVYWGTLCNNHDKPDFEENKKFALENIQAILADKPADLTITTHVCRGNYKSSYLLSGAYDPVAPELFGQTTYDGYFLEYDTERAGGFEPLKYFNNNPHKGRIVLGLVTSKFPELEDKEAVKARIAEAAKIVPLDQLALSPQCGFASTEEGNIMTDAEQWAKVRLVEEIAKEVWGEN; from the coding sequence ATGACACAAACATTCCCACGCCGCGCCGACACCGTAGGTAGCTACTTACGCACACCAGAATTAAAACAAGCGCGTGCTGATTTCGCAGACGGCAAAATCAGCCGAGAACAACTCACTCAAGTAGAAGACCAAGAAATCGCCAAACTCGTGCAAGCCCAATTAGACGCAGGTATCAGCGTGCTGACAGACGGCGAATTCCGCCGTTCATGGTGGCACATCGACTTTTTGGAAAACCTAAACGGCATTGAAGGCTTCATTCCAGAACAAGCCTACGCATTCAAAGGCACAGAAGTTCGCAAATACAACACACGCTGCTGCGGCAAAGTGTCTTGGAACGAAAATCACCCATTCATCGCGCACTACAAAGCCTTAGCAGAAATCGTTGGCGACCGCGGTACAGTAAAATACACCATTCCAAGCCCTAACCAATTGATGTACCCACTCATCTGGGACACAGGCGTGTATGAAAACAAACAAGCCTATTGCGAAGACGTGCGCCAAGCGTACAAAGACGCGATTAAAGCATTCTACGACGCAGGCTGCCGCTACTTGCAAATCGACGACGTTTACTGGGGTACATTGTGCAACAACCACGATAAACCAGACTTTGAAGAAAACAAAAAATTCGCCTTGGAAAATATCCAAGCGATTTTGGCAGACAAACCAGCCGATTTAACGATTACCACACACGTTTGCCGTGGTAATTACAAATCAAGCTATTTGTTATCAGGCGCATACGACCCAGTAGCCCCAGAATTGTTCGGACAAACCACGTATGACGGCTACTTCTTGGAATACGACACCGAACGCGCAGGCGGTTTTGAGCCATTGAAATACTTTAACAACAATCCACACAAAGGTCGCATTGTATTGGGTTTGGTAACATCAAAATTCCCAGAATTGGAAGACAAAGAAGCTGTGAAAGCACGTATTGCAGAAGCCGCTAAAATCGTACCGTTAGACCAGTTGGCATTAAGCCCACAATGCGGTTTCGCCTCTACTGAGGAAGGCAACATTATGACTGATGCCGAACAATGGGCAAAAGTTCGCTTGGTGGAAGAAATCGCCAAAGAAGTTTGGGGCGAAAACTGA